The Nocardioides panzhihuensis genome has a segment encoding these proteins:
- a CDS encoding acyl-CoA dehydrogenase family protein — protein MDFTITEEHRALREAVSAISREFGNGYYTQKAEAREFTLELWEALGKHGFVGVNIPEEYGGGGGGLVELAIVCEETAAAGSPLLLLLVASAISGEVISTFGTPEQRQEWLPRLASGAGRVVFAITEPDAGSNTHRISTAAVKDGDGYVLRGQKHFISGIDVADAVLVVARTGTDDRGDAELSLFVVDTDAPGLTAQPLPVAVALPERQYTLFLDDVHVSADRLIGTEGAGFKQVFHGLNPERVTGAALLVGIGRYALAQAADYANQRQVWDVPIGSHQGVSHALAKAKIEVEAAALVTAKAAWLHDQGLPAGEASNMAKYLAAEAALSALDAAIQCHGGNGVASEYGLIPLWGLARLLRIAPVNREMILNFVAQHSLGLPRSY, from the coding sequence ATGGACTTCACCATCACCGAGGAGCACCGCGCACTGCGAGAGGCGGTGAGCGCGATCAGCCGCGAGTTCGGCAACGGCTACTACACCCAGAAGGCCGAGGCCCGGGAGTTCACTCTCGAGCTGTGGGAGGCCCTGGGCAAGCACGGCTTCGTCGGCGTCAACATCCCCGAGGAGTACGGCGGCGGCGGAGGTGGACTCGTCGAGCTGGCCATCGTCTGCGAGGAGACGGCGGCCGCGGGATCCCCGCTGCTCCTCCTCCTGGTGGCGAGTGCGATCAGCGGCGAGGTGATCAGCACCTTCGGCACGCCCGAGCAGCGCCAGGAGTGGCTGCCCAGGCTCGCGTCCGGGGCGGGACGTGTGGTCTTCGCCATCACCGAGCCCGACGCCGGCTCCAACACCCACCGGATCTCGACCGCTGCGGTCAAGGACGGCGACGGCTACGTGCTGCGCGGCCAGAAGCACTTCATCTCCGGGATCGATGTCGCCGACGCCGTGCTGGTGGTGGCTCGCACGGGCACCGACGATCGCGGGGACGCCGAGCTCTCGCTCTTCGTCGTCGACACCGACGCCCCGGGCCTGACCGCCCAACCACTCCCGGTCGCCGTGGCACTTCCGGAGAGGCAGTACACCCTCTTCCTCGACGACGTGCACGTCTCTGCGGACCGGCTCATCGGCACCGAGGGCGCCGGCTTCAAGCAGGTCTTCCACGGCCTGAACCCCGAGCGGGTCACCGGCGCCGCCCTGCTCGTCGGCATCGGCCGCTACGCCCTCGCCCAGGCCGCCGACTACGCCAACCAGCGCCAGGTCTGGGACGTGCCCATCGGATCCCACCAAGGCGTCTCCCACGCGCTGGCGAAGGCCAAGATCGAGGTGGAGGCGGCTGCCCTCGTCACCGCGAAGGCAGCCTGGCTGCACGACCAGGGGCTGCCCGCCGGCGAGGCTTCCAACATGGCCAAGTACCTGGCCGCCGAGGCCGCGCTGTCCGCACTCGATGCCGCGATCCAGTGCCACGGCGGCAACGGCGTGGCCAGCGAGTACGGCCTGATCCCGCTGTGGGGCCTGGCCCGCCTGCTCCGGATCGCGCCGGTCAACCGGGAGATGATCCTCAACTTCGTGGCCCAGCACTCATTGGGTCTGCCCCGCAGCTACTGA